One segment of Rhinatrema bivittatum chromosome 14, aRhiBiv1.1, whole genome shotgun sequence DNA contains the following:
- the NHLRC4 gene encoding NHL-repeat-containing protein 4, whose product MDYSLETTRRKENLLRAVRNLQVKSESTLQKASPLLSSHQGMGMVKECHIQQLAEKTKVICHDLENIKNLLYFRQNNLVLQIPNPNGSRYGQISRIHCSLDGTAYVTSENGPWVHLLNRSGQAFQSLQCVDWGREKEHFLPEDVTVTRSGMVAVSDMLNGVIRIFNPHSKFSQGDWIKIGKFDSPRGIGVDSMGRILVADYTQGKVHIFAVDHAFKVQGVHVISDLCGPRYVSSVPDGGFVVSEECGDVKYFGGSHRLICSISNKYGYQFGNPAGVCTDPEGNIIVADEQQRQVVLFPVSGSPVCLVSEGLRRPTGVSCSSFGHLLVADAGENCVKVFKYKVKPYSNPESPRIASENSNLSPRERLR is encoded by the coding sequence ATGGACTATTCTCTGGAGACTACCAGGCGGAAGGAGAACCTCCTAAGGGCTGTACGCAACCTGCAGGTGAAATCAGAGAGTACCCTCCAGAAGGCCAGCCCCCTTCTGAGCAGCCACCAGGGGATGGGCATGGTTAAAGAATGCCACATCCAGCAGTTGGCTGAAAAGACCAAGGTCATCTGCCACGACCTGGAGAACATCAAAAACCTCCTCTACTTCCGACAGAATAACCTAGTTCTGCAAATCCCCAACCCGAATGGCTCTCGATATGGACAGATAAGCAGAATACATTGCTCTCTGGATGGCACTGCCTATGTGACCAGTGAAAACGGGCCCTGGGTCCATCTCCTCAACCGCTCAGGGCAAGCTTTCCAGTCCTTGCAGTGTGTTGATTGGGGTAGGGAAAAGGAACACTTTCTTCCAGAAGATGTAACCGTTACTAGATCAGGGATGGTGGCAGTGTCAGACATGCTTAATGGGGTCATCCGTATCTTCAACCCTCACTCAAAATTCTCCCAAGGTGATTGGATAAAGATTGGGAAATTTGATTCTCCCAGGGGGATTGGGGTGGACTCTATGGGAAGGATTCTAGTAGCAGACTACACTCAAGGAAAGGTTCATATCTTTGCTGTGGATCACGCCTTCAAGGTACAAGGTGTTCATGTTATTTCAGATCTGTGCGGACCCCGTTATGTCAGTTCGGTACCTGATGGGGGCTTTGTCGTAAGTGAAGAGTGTGGAGATGTCAAGTACTTTGGCGGTAGCCACAGGTTAATCTGCTCTATTAGTAACAAATATGGTTACCAGTTTGGTAACCCAGCTGGGGTGTGCACCGACCCAGAAGGCAATATCATTGTGGCGGATGAACAGCAGAGACAAGTTGTCCTATTTCCAGTGAGCGGATCTCCAGTCTGCCTGGTTTCTGAAGGTCTCCGGAGACCTACAGGAGTGTCTTGCTCCAGTTTCGGCCATCTTTTGGTAGCAGATGCTGGAGAGAACTGTGTGAAAGTCTTTAAATACAAAGTGAAACCTTATAGCAATCCTGAAAGCCCCAGGATAGCCAGCGAAAATTCAAATTTAAGCCCAAGAGAAAGACTAAGGTAG